A genomic window from Betta splendens chromosome 24, fBetSpl5.4, whole genome shotgun sequence includes:
- the LOC129603727 gene encoding uncharacterized protein LOC129603727: MKLLILFTFLATRHLRVAGSAAARSPLPSSSSQARPASSRGPARPRPTEPSRQASCRGPARPQLPVPPRQVSSRGQARPQPHVPPRPASSRGQARPQLPVPPRQASSRGPARPRPHVPPRPSSCRGPARPRPPVPPRQAFSRGQARPRPHVPPRPASSRGQARPQLPVPPRQASSRGQARPRPHVPPRPASSRGQARPQLPVPPRQASSRGPARPRPTEPPRQASCRGPARPQPPVPPRPASSRGQARPRPPVPPRPASSRGQARPRPPVPPGSQSNGCLQEDAADHRSHLIRAEGSQRPQYLEDYNKKRHSVTVPYEPPQPGSEITTILFNFMCNSSCMGGMNRGPILTILTLETSDGQLLGRRCFEVRVCACPGRDRKTEEANSAKLQTGAKQVKKRKSAPATDPDMCKRKSGSSTDEEEVFMLPVKGRERYNMLKKINDALELAEKEAKNKTRASKELLPSSGKRVLQTAERSDSD; this comes from the exons atgaaacttttgattctttttacgtttttggccacaaggcacctacgcgtcgcaggatccgctgcggctcggtcaccgctcccttcttcttcgtcacaggcccgtcccgcatcctcccggggtccggcgcgaccccggcccacggaaccttcccgtcaggcgtcctgccggggtccggcgcgaccccagctccctgtacctccccgtcaggtgtcctcccggggtcaggcgcgaccccagccccatgtacctccccgtcccgcatcctcccggggtcaggcgcgaccccagctccctgtacctccccgtcaggcgtcctcccggggtccggcgcgaccccggccccatgtacctccccgtccctcatCCTGCCgtggtccggcgcgaccccggccccctgtacctccccgtcaggcgttctcccggggtcaggcgcgaccccggccccatgtacctccccgtcccgcgtcctcccggggtcaggcgcgaccccagctccctgtacctccccgtcaggcgtcctcccggggtcaggcgcgaccccggccccatgtacctccccgtcccgcgtcctcccggggtcaggcgcgaccccagctccctgtacctccccgtcaggcgtcctcccggggtccggcgcgaccccggcccacggaacctcctcgtcaggcgtcctgccggggtccggcgcgaccccagccccctgtacctccccgtcccgcgtcctcccggggtcaggcgcgaccccggccccctgtacctccccgtcccgcgtcctcccggggtcaggcgcgaccccggccccctgtacctcccggttctcagagtaatggctgtctacaagaagacg ctgcagaccatcgcagtcatttgatcagagcggagggcagccaaaggcctcagtatcttgaggattacaacaaaaaaaggcacagtgtgactgttccctatgagccgccccag ccgggctcagagatcaccacaatcctgttcaacttcatgtgcaacagctcctgcatgggaggcatgaaccgcggacccatcctcaccatcctgacccttgagacttcaga cggacaacttttgggccgaagatgcttcgaggtgcgtgtctgcgcgtgtcccggcagggatcgtaaaacagaggaggcaaatagtgccaaactgcagacaggggccaaacaagtgaagaaaagaa aaagtgccccagcaacagatcctgatatgtgcaaaaggaagtctggctcaagcacagacgaggaggaagtatttatgttgcca gttaaaggccgtgagcgctataacatgttaaaaaagataaatgatgcattagaactggctgaaaaagaggc taaaaacaaaaccagggcttctaaggaactgctgccgtccagtggaaagcgcgtcttgcaaacagcagaacgaagcgacagcgactag